A genomic region of Serratia fonticola contains the following coding sequences:
- the fliR gene encoding flagellar biosynthetic protein FliR, with protein sequence MLTFDSAQLSVWLSQFFWPLLRVLALLSTAPLFSEKQVSKRVKIGLGGLIVFLIAPALPTSNIPLFSVSGLWLAIQQILIGVAIGLTMQFAFAAVRLAGEVIGMQMGLSFATFFDPSGGPNTPILARLLNLLAMLLFLSFDGHLWLISLLADSFHTLPIQATPLNGNGFLALTQAGSLIFINGMMLALPLICLLLTLNLALGLLNRVTPQLSVFVIGFPVTMTIGILTIGLMMPMLAPFCEHLFGEFFDRLAAVISGMTF encoded by the coding sequence ATGCTGACTTTCGACAGCGCCCAACTCAGCGTCTGGCTGAGCCAGTTTTTCTGGCCGTTACTGCGCGTGTTGGCGCTGCTGAGCACCGCCCCGCTGTTCAGCGAAAAACAGGTGAGTAAACGCGTGAAAATCGGTCTGGGCGGCTTAATCGTGTTTCTGATTGCCCCAGCGCTGCCTACCAGTAATATTCCTCTGTTTTCCGTCAGCGGCCTGTGGCTCGCCATCCAGCAGATCCTGATAGGCGTAGCCATTGGTTTAACCATGCAATTCGCCTTTGCTGCCGTGCGCCTGGCCGGGGAAGTGATTGGCATGCAGATGGGGCTTTCGTTCGCCACCTTCTTCGACCCTTCCGGTGGGCCAAACACACCGATTCTGGCGCGCTTGCTGAACCTGCTGGCCATGTTGCTTTTCCTCAGCTTTGATGGCCATTTGTGGTTGATTTCCCTGCTGGCCGACAGTTTTCATACCTTGCCCATCCAGGCAACGCCGCTCAACGGTAACGGCTTCCTGGCGCTGACACAGGCGGGCTCGCTGATCTTTATTAACGGGATGATGCTGGCGTTACCTCTGATCTGTCTGCTGTTGACGCTGAACCTGGCGCTTGGCCTGCTCAACCGCGTCACCCCCCAGCTTTCGGTGTTTGTCATCGGTTTCCCGGTCACCATGACCATCGGTATTCTGACCATTGGCCTGATGATGCCCATGCTGGCGCCGTTCTGTGAGCACCTGTTTGGCGAGTTTTTCGATCGCCTTGCTGCGGTCATCAGCGGCATGACGTTTTAG
- the fliQ gene encoding flagellar biosynthesis protein FliQ has translation MTPESVMALGTEAMKVALALAAPLLLAALFSGLIVSLLQAATQINEMTLSFIPKILSVVATIIVAGPWMLNLLLDYMRMLFSNLPNLIG, from the coding sequence ATGACACCTGAATCGGTAATGGCGCTGGGGACGGAAGCGATGAAAGTGGCGCTGGCGCTGGCCGCCCCACTGCTGCTCGCCGCCCTGTTCAGCGGCCTGATCGTCAGTCTGTTGCAGGCCGCGACACAGATTAACGAAATGACGCTCTCCTTCATTCCCAAAATTCTGTCCGTGGTTGCGACCATCATTGTTGCCGGGCCCTGGATGCTGAATCTGCTGCTCGATTACATGCGCATGCTGTTCAGCAACCTGCCCAACCTGATTGGCTAA
- the fliP gene encoding flagellar type III secretion system pore protein FliP (The bacterial flagellar biogenesis protein FliP forms a type III secretion system (T3SS)-type pore required for flagellar assembly.) — MIPLVYRRVILPLLSVSLLLLSPAALAQLPGLISQPLANGGQSWSLPVQTLVLLTSLSFLPAMLLMMTSFTRIIIVLGLLRNALGTPSAPPNQVMLGLALFLTFFIMSPVFDKVYQEAYLPFSEDKIGMDVAIDKGSQPLREFMLRQTRQSDLALYARLANVSALDGPEAVPMRILLPAYVTSELKTAFQIGFTVFIPFLIIDLVVASVLMALGMMMVPPATISLPFKLMLFVLVDGWQLLLGSLAQSFYS, encoded by the coding sequence ATGATTCCCCTTGTTTACCGCCGGGTCATCCTCCCGCTGCTTTCTGTTAGCCTGCTGCTATTGAGCCCGGCCGCCTTGGCACAGCTTCCGGGTCTGATTAGTCAACCACTGGCTAACGGTGGCCAAAGTTGGTCATTACCGGTACAGACGCTGGTGCTGCTGACCTCACTCAGCTTCCTGCCAGCGATGTTGCTGATGATGACCAGCTTCACCCGCATCATCATCGTCCTGGGGTTGCTGCGTAATGCCCTTGGCACGCCTTCGGCACCGCCGAATCAGGTGATGCTGGGGCTGGCGCTGTTCCTGACCTTCTTCATCATGTCGCCCGTCTTCGATAAGGTGTACCAGGAGGCTTATCTGCCGTTCAGCGAGGACAAGATCGGCATGGACGTCGCGATAGATAAGGGGTCGCAACCGTTGCGCGAATTTATGCTGCGCCAAACGCGACAATCCGATCTGGCGCTCTATGCCAGGCTGGCCAACGTGTCGGCACTGGACGGGCCTGAGGCGGTACCGATGCGTATCCTGCTACCGGCCTATGTCACCAGTGAATTGAAAACGGCCTTTCAGATTGGCTTCACGGTATTTATCCCGTTCCTGATTATCGATCTGGTGGTTGCCAGCGTGCTGATGGCGCTGGGGATGATGATGGTGCCCCCGGCCACCATTTCGCTACCTTTCAAACTGATGCTGTTTGTGCTGGTCGATGGCTGGCAGTTGCTGCTGGGATCGCTGGCGCAAAGTTTTTATAGCTAG
- the fliO gene encoding flagellar biosynthetic protein FliO, whose amino-acid sequence MNPHTAVQTQSIQQQPAAALPTGSVLMQVSSALGGILLLILFAGWLFRRLGFAPQARGNTKLLNLRASCQVGQRERVVVVEVDNTWLVLGVTAQQITPLHTLPAPPAAEGSAEKSSPADFRQLMQNVLQRPGKSA is encoded by the coding sequence ATGAACCCACATACCGCCGTGCAGACACAAAGTATTCAACAGCAGCCTGCCGCGGCGCTGCCTACCGGCTCGGTACTGATGCAGGTCAGCAGCGCACTCGGCGGTATCCTGCTGCTGATCCTGTTCGCGGGCTGGCTGTTTCGCCGTTTGGGTTTTGCCCCCCAGGCGCGGGGCAACACTAAACTGCTTAACCTGCGCGCCAGTTGCCAAGTGGGGCAACGCGAACGCGTGGTGGTGGTCGAAGTGGATAACACCTGGTTGGTACTCGGCGTAACCGCCCAACAGATCACCCCACTGCATACCCTGCCGGCACCGCCAGCAGCGGAAGGTTCGGCAGAAAAGTCCTCACCGGCGGATTTCCGTCAACTGATGCAAAACGTTTTGCAACGTCCAGGTAAATCGGCATGA
- the fliN gene encoding flagellar motor switch protein FliN: MSDPKQPSGEEKGSVDDLWADAFNEQQATEKSAATTEGVFKSLEAQDSLGSLQDIDLILDIPVKLTVELGRTKMTIKELLRLSQGSVVALDGLAGEPLDILINGYLIAQGEVVVVADKFGVRITDIITPSERMRRLSR, from the coding sequence ATGAGTGATCCTAAACAACCGTCTGGCGAAGAGAAGGGATCCGTAGACGATCTGTGGGCTGATGCGTTTAACGAGCAACAGGCCACAGAGAAATCTGCCGCCACCACCGAAGGCGTCTTCAAGTCGCTGGAGGCTCAGGACTCGCTCGGCAGCCTACAGGATATCGACCTGATCCTGGACATTCCGGTCAAACTGACCGTGGAACTGGGCCGCACCAAGATGACCATCAAGGAACTGCTGCGCCTTTCACAAGGATCGGTGGTCGCACTGGATGGCCTGGCGGGAGAACCGCTGGATATCCTGATCAACGGTTATCTGATTGCCCAGGGCGAAGTCGTGGTGGTGGCCGATAAGTTCGGCGTACGTATCACCGATATCATTACGCCTTCCGAACGTATGCGTCGCCTGAGCCGCTGA
- the fliM gene encoding flagellar motor switch protein FliM translates to MGDSILSQAEIDALLNGDSAGDEPAAVIGNESDVKPYDPTTQRRVVRERLQALEIINERFARQFRMGLFNLLRRSPDITVGPIKIQPYHEFARNLPVPTNLNLVHLNPLRGTALFVFAPSLVFIAVDNLFGGDGRFPTKVEGREFTPTEQRVIKRMLRLALDAYGDAWSAIYKIDVEYVRAEMQVKFTNITTSPNDIVVTTPFQVEIGALSGEFNICIPFAMIEPLRELLTNPPLENSRQEDSHWRETLVKQVQHSELELIANFVDIPMRLSKVLKLQPGDVLPIDKPERLIAHVDGVPVLTSQYGTLNGQYALRVEHLINPILNALSEEQPNE, encoded by the coding sequence ATGGGCGACAGTATCCTTTCACAGGCAGAGATCGACGCATTGCTCAACGGCGACAGCGCAGGCGATGAGCCCGCCGCCGTCATCGGCAATGAAAGCGATGTCAAACCTTACGACCCCACGACCCAGCGCCGCGTGGTCCGTGAGCGCCTGCAAGCACTGGAAATCATTAATGAGCGTTTCGCACGCCAGTTCCGCATGGGGCTGTTCAATCTGTTGCGACGCAGTCCGGATATTACCGTCGGGCCGATCAAGATCCAGCCTTACCATGAGTTTGCCCGCAACCTGCCGGTGCCAACCAACCTGAACCTGGTACATCTGAACCCGCTGCGCGGCACGGCACTGTTTGTGTTCGCGCCCAGCCTGGTGTTTATCGCCGTGGATAACCTGTTCGGTGGCGACGGTCGTTTCCCGACCAAGGTAGAAGGCCGTGAGTTTACCCCGACAGAACAACGGGTGATCAAACGCATGCTGCGCCTGGCGCTGGATGCCTACGGTGATGCCTGGAGTGCCATCTACAAAATCGACGTGGAATATGTCCGCGCGGAGATGCAGGTCAAATTTACCAACATCACCACCTCGCCAAACGACATTGTGGTCACGACTCCCTTCCAGGTGGAGATCGGTGCCTTGAGTGGCGAGTTCAATATCTGTATTCCGTTCGCCATGATCGAACCTCTGCGTGAACTGCTGACCAATCCGCCGTTGGAAAACTCGCGGCAGGAAGACAGCCATTGGCGGGAAACGCTGGTGAAACAGGTGCAGCACTCCGAGTTGGAGCTGATTGCCAACTTTGTCGACATCCCGATGCGTCTGTCAAAAGTACTGAAACTGCAGCCGGGAGATGTGTTACCGATTGATAAACCGGAACGTCTGATCGCCCATGTAGACGGCGTGCCGGTACTGACCAGTCAATACGGCACGTTGAACGGGCAGTACGCCCTGCGTGTTGAACATTTGATTAACCCTATTTTGAATGCTCTGAGTGAGGAACAGCCCAATGAGTGA
- the fliL gene encoding flagellar basal body-associated protein FliL — translation MSQNSLPTTAKKRPILVILLVLITLGACSAAGYIWWQMQQNKDGKPTATAKEQPPAAPVFMPLDTFTVNLVTPDNDPERVLYIGLTLRLPDEATRRQLNDFLPEVRSRLLMLLSRQEAGQLASEQGKQQLVAEIKDVLSTPLVKGQPKQVVSDVLFTAFILR, via the coding sequence ATGTCTCAGAACTCCCTTCCAACGACAGCAAAAAAACGTCCGATATTGGTGATCCTGTTGGTGCTGATCACCCTCGGGGCGTGCAGTGCTGCAGGCTACATCTGGTGGCAGATGCAGCAGAACAAAGACGGCAAGCCGACGGCCACGGCGAAAGAGCAGCCGCCGGCGGCGCCGGTGTTTATGCCGCTTGATACTTTTACCGTCAATCTGGTGACGCCGGATAATGACCCTGAGCGTGTGCTGTATATCGGTCTGACGCTGCGCCTGCCTGATGAAGCCACGCGCCGCCAACTGAACGATTTCCTGCCGGAGGTGCGTAGCCGTTTGCTTATGCTGCTTTCACGGCAGGAAGCGGGCCAATTGGCGAGCGAACAAGGGAAACAGCAACTGGTGGCAGAGATTAAAGATGTGCTTAGCACGCCGCTGGTTAAGGGACAACCGAAGCAAGTGGTCAGCGATGTGCTGTTCACCGCCTTCATACTGCGGTAA
- a CDS encoding flagellar hook-length control protein FliK, which yields MNLNVISALLATGDGKVADEAMLSLDDTELSSSFAQLLGERFIPDGHVKGKLAATPLPNSEPHVPALSRQQLNQLLASFSERGQLLTKPHDVDEVTDSAPLHAASDDEKPLQPLTDVDPATLQALFAMLPGTSAQPLPEDNRVVAGEQPGDEAALVPTSSLLATLGENADQPTPHLTGQQHQPKAEDKPTLAAKTDTSAMLPASAETHRDNGTASLKLAGEPVQASSAIHHAAPVPVSSPATTTPPVSATVNAPATPQLNAQLGSQEWQQALSQQVLMFHRNGQQSAELRLHPQELGALQITLKLDDNQAQLHIASAHGLVRSAVEAAIPHLRHALAESGINLGQSSVGSESLPQPQQQQTSHSGGQPSYREQHGNAQADVDIVSAPAALQNMARAVDGVDIFA from the coding sequence ATGAATCTCAACGTTATCTCCGCTCTGTTGGCGACGGGCGATGGCAAGGTGGCGGATGAAGCCATGCTGTCGTTGGATGATACCGAGCTGTCTTCAAGCTTTGCTCAACTGCTTGGCGAACGCTTCATCCCTGATGGACACGTGAAAGGTAAGTTGGCCGCAACACCATTGCCGAACAGCGAGCCCCACGTGCCTGCGCTCAGTCGTCAACAACTCAACCAGTTACTGGCTTCATTTAGCGAGCGTGGTCAATTACTGACAAAACCCCACGATGTCGATGAGGTCACGGATAGTGCCCCCCTCCATGCAGCGAGCGACGATGAAAAGCCATTGCAACCACTGACTGACGTGGATCCCGCCACGTTGCAGGCGCTGTTTGCCATGTTACCCGGCACCAGCGCGCAACCCTTACCCGAGGATAACCGGGTGGTAGCCGGGGAACAGCCCGGGGATGAAGCGGCTTTGGTTCCGACGTCATCCCTGCTGGCAACCCTGGGCGAAAACGCCGATCAGCCAACGCCTCACCTCACGGGACAGCAACATCAGCCTAAGGCAGAAGACAAACCGACCTTAGCCGCCAAAACGGATACCTCTGCCATGTTGCCCGCGTCCGCAGAAACCCACCGGGACAACGGGACGGCCTCACTGAAACTGGCTGGCGAACCGGTGCAGGCCTCATCGGCGATCCATCACGCGGCGCCCGTTCCGGTCTCCAGCCCAGCCACCACCACTCCGCCTGTCAGCGCAACGGTGAACGCCCCGGCTACTCCGCAGTTGAATGCCCAACTGGGGAGTCAGGAATGGCAACAGGCGCTGAGCCAGCAGGTACTGATGTTCCATCGCAACGGCCAACAGAGCGCTGAATTACGCCTGCACCCACAAGAGTTGGGGGCCTTGCAAATCACACTGAAACTTGACGACAACCAGGCGCAGTTGCATATCGCCTCGGCACATGGTCTGGTTCGCTCTGCGGTAGAAGCCGCGATCCCCCATCTACGGCACGCCCTGGCGGAAAGCGGCATCAATCTCGGCCAGAGCAGCGTTGGCAGCGAGTCTTTGCCACAGCCGCAACAGCAGCAAACCTCGCACAGTGGCGGTCAGCCTTCTTATCGTGAGCAGCACGGCAACGCCCAAGCCGATGTTGACATCGTCAGCGCGCCTGCTGCGCTGCAAAACATGGCGCGCGCAGTCGACGGCGTTGATATTTTCGCCTGA
- the fliJ gene encoding flagellar export protein FliJ, whose translation MKPQSPLIILRNLAQDAVEQAAQQLGQLRQAQQAAEQQLSMLLNYQDEYRQKLNSTLCEGMGSASWQNYQQFIGTLEQAISQHRQQLLQCGEKVDRAVKLWQDKQQRLNAFETLNTRARSAEQVLENKRDQKLMDEFAQRSSQRNLNP comes from the coding sequence ATGAAACCACAGTCACCGCTGATTATCCTGCGCAATCTGGCACAGGATGCCGTAGAACAGGCCGCACAGCAACTTGGCCAGTTACGCCAGGCTCAACAGGCAGCGGAACAACAGCTTTCCATGCTACTCAACTATCAGGATGAGTATCGGCAAAAGCTGAACAGTACCCTCTGTGAGGGCATGGGATCGGCCAGTTGGCAAAACTATCAGCAATTCATTGGCACGCTGGAACAGGCGATCTCTCAGCATCGGCAGCAATTGCTGCAATGTGGTGAAAAAGTGGACCGGGCGGTAAAGCTGTGGCAGGACAAACAGCAACGGCTTAACGCTTTTGAAACGCTCAACACCCGAGCCCGCAGCGCCGAACAGGTGTTGGAAAACAAACGCGACCAAAAACTGATGGATGAGTTTGCTCAACGCAGTTCACAAAGGAATCTAAATCCATGA